A region of Streptomyces sp. NBC_01267 DNA encodes the following proteins:
- the nuoH gene encoding NADH-quinone oxidoreductase subunit NuoH, whose amino-acid sequence MFGRDPWWLVVVKAVFCFAFLMLTVLFAIVWERKVVAWMQLRIGPNRHGPWGMLQSLADGIKLMLKEDLVVKRADKFVYILAPVVAAVPAFMAIAVIPFGPSGNEVSIFGHRTTMQLTDLPIAMLYILAVASVGIYGIVLAGWSSGSTYPLLGGLRSCAQMISYEIAMGAAFASVFLYSGSMSTSAIVDAQKDRWFIVLLPVSFIIYIVTMIGETNRAPFDMPESEGDLVGGFNTEYSSIKFAMFMLAEYVNMVTVSAVSATLFLGGWRAPWPISTFWEGANHGWWPMLWFVIKVQLLLFFFIWLRGTLPRVRYDQLMKLGWKVLIPVSVVWLMLVATVRALRNADYDYSRIVLYGAGAVVAILLLSFVYDIFRDKQEKQEQAAADAAGPGPAFDPMAGGFPVPPLPGQTLPPVPRRPSRTERELIVSGGVDTVSDGKEADDA is encoded by the coding sequence ATGTTCGGACGGGACCCCTGGTGGCTGGTCGTCGTCAAGGCGGTCTTCTGCTTCGCCTTCCTGATGCTCACCGTGCTCTTCGCCATCGTGTGGGAGCGCAAGGTGGTCGCCTGGATGCAGCTGCGCATCGGGCCCAACCGGCACGGCCCCTGGGGCATGCTCCAGTCGCTGGCCGACGGCATCAAGCTGATGCTGAAGGAAGACCTGGTCGTCAAACGGGCGGACAAGTTCGTCTACATCCTCGCGCCGGTCGTCGCCGCGGTGCCCGCCTTCATGGCGATCGCGGTCATCCCGTTCGGCCCCTCGGGCAACGAGGTGTCGATCTTCGGCCACCGCACGACGATGCAGCTCACCGACCTGCCGATCGCGATGCTCTACATTCTCGCGGTCGCCTCGGTCGGCATCTACGGCATCGTCCTCGCCGGATGGTCGTCGGGTTCGACGTACCCGCTGCTCGGCGGTCTGCGCTCGTGCGCCCAGATGATCAGCTACGAGATCGCGATGGGCGCGGCGTTCGCCTCGGTCTTCCTCTACTCGGGGTCGATGTCCACCTCGGCGATCGTCGACGCACAGAAGGACCGCTGGTTCATCGTGCTGCTGCCGGTCTCCTTCATCATCTACATCGTCACGATGATCGGTGAGACCAACCGCGCCCCGTTCGACATGCCGGAGTCCGAGGGCGACCTGGTCGGCGGCTTCAACACCGAGTACTCGTCGATCAAGTTCGCGATGTTCATGCTGGCCGAGTACGTCAACATGGTCACCGTCTCGGCGGTCTCCGCGACGCTCTTCCTGGGCGGCTGGCGGGCCCCCTGGCCGATCTCCACCTTCTGGGAGGGGGCGAACCACGGCTGGTGGCCGATGCTCTGGTTCGTCATCAAGGTCCAGCTGCTGCTGTTCTTCTTCATCTGGCTGCGCGGGACACTGCCCCGCGTCCGCTACGACCAGTTGATGAAGCTGGGCTGGAAGGTCCTGATCCCGGTCTCGGTGGTCTGGCTGATGCTGGTGGCGACCGTACGGGCGCTGCGCAACGCCGACTACGACTACTCCCGGATCGTGCTCTACGGAGCCGGGGCCGTCGTGGCGATCCTGCTGCTGTCCTTCGTCTACGACATCTTCCGCGACAAGCAGGAGAAGCAGGAACAGGCGGCGGCCGACGCGGCAGGACCGGGGCCGGCCTTCGACCCGATGGCGGGCGGCTTCCCCGTACCGCCCCTGCCCGGACAGACCCTTCCCCCCGTACCCCGGCGGCCTTCGCGCACGGAGCGGGAGCTGATTGTCAGTGGTGGCGTGGACACTGTGAGTGACGGAAAGGAGGCTGACGATGCCTGA
- the nuoI gene encoding NADH-quinone oxidoreductase subunit NuoI produces the protein MPDRSTEASGDETPKAPWQNPVAGFGVTFKAMFKKRLTEQYPEQEKTTAPRFHGRHQLNRHPDGLEKCIGCELCAWACPADAIYVEGADNTEEERYSPGERYGRVYQINYARCILCGLCIEACPTRALTMTNEFELADSSRANLIYTKEQLLAGLDEGMVESPHSIFPGTDEQDYYRGLVTEAAPGTVRQVAVSKGETPSDGAPKEGAGA, from the coding sequence ATGCCTGACCGCTCTACTGAGGCTTCCGGGGACGAGACCCCCAAGGCTCCCTGGCAGAACCCGGTGGCCGGCTTCGGCGTGACCTTCAAGGCCATGTTCAAGAAGCGGCTGACCGAGCAGTACCCGGAGCAGGAGAAGACCACGGCGCCGCGCTTCCACGGGCGGCACCAGCTCAACCGGCATCCGGACGGACTGGAGAAGTGCATCGGGTGCGAGCTGTGCGCCTGGGCCTGTCCGGCGGACGCGATCTACGTGGAGGGCGCGGACAACACCGAGGAGGAGCGCTACTCCCCGGGCGAGCGGTACGGCCGCGTCTACCAGATCAACTACGCCCGCTGCATCCTGTGCGGACTCTGCATCGAGGCCTGCCCGACCAGGGCGCTGACGATGACCAATGAGTTCGAACTGGCCGACAGCAGCCGGGCGAACCTCATCTACACCAAGGAGCAGCTGCTCGCCGGTCTCGACGAGGGCATGGTCGAATCGCCGCACTCGATCTTCCCGGGCACCGACGAACAGGACTACTACCGGGGGCTGGTGACCGAGGCCGCCCCGGGCACCGTCCGCCAGGTCGCGGTCTCCAAGGGCGAGACACCCTCGGACGGGGCACCGAAAGAGGGGGCGGGGGCGTGA
- a CDS encoding NADH-quinone oxidoreductase subunit J gives MNYLTSTGEAFQFWVLGTVAVIGALSTVLMRRAVHSALSLAGTMIVLAVFYLANGAYFLGIVQIVVYTGAIMMLFLFVVMLVGVTAADSLKETIKGQRWLAVLCGLGFGILLIAGIANASLKTFTGLGQANSAGNVQGLAALIFTKYVFAFEITGALLITAAVGAMVLTHRERSERAMTQREMSEERVRGRQVPPLPAPGVYARHNAVDIAGLLPDGTPSELTVMQTLRRRGQIRDVSSEAMANLKALEQRSEERLGRDAGHGHDAELPGDHDREEEEAK, from the coding sequence GTGAACTACCTGACCTCCACCGGTGAGGCCTTCCAGTTCTGGGTGCTGGGCACCGTCGCCGTGATCGGCGCGCTGTCCACCGTACTCATGCGGCGGGCCGTGCACAGCGCGCTGAGCCTCGCCGGAACCATGATCGTCCTGGCGGTCTTCTACCTCGCCAACGGCGCGTACTTCCTGGGCATCGTCCAGATCGTCGTCTACACCGGCGCGATCATGATGCTCTTCCTCTTCGTGGTCATGCTGGTCGGTGTCACCGCCGCCGACTCGCTGAAGGAGACCATCAAGGGGCAGCGCTGGCTGGCCGTGCTCTGCGGGCTCGGCTTCGGCATCCTGCTGATCGCCGGTATCGCCAACGCCTCGCTGAAGACCTTCACCGGCCTGGGCCAGGCCAACTCCGCGGGGAACGTCCAGGGCCTCGCCGCCCTGATCTTCACCAAGTACGTCTTCGCCTTCGAGATCACCGGCGCGCTGCTCATCACCGCGGCCGTCGGCGCGATGGTGCTCACCCACCGCGAGCGGTCCGAACGGGCCATGACCCAGCGGGAGATGTCCGAGGAGCGCGTACGCGGAAGGCAGGTTCCCCCGCTGCCCGCTCCCGGTGTCTACGCCCGGCACAACGCCGTGGACATCGCGGGACTGCTGCCGGACGGGACGCCCTCGGAGCTCACCGTCATGCAGACGCTCCGCCGCCGCGGTCAGATCCGCGACGTGTCGAGCGAGGCCATGGCCAACCTCAAGGCGCTGGAACAGCGCTCCGAGGAGCGGCTCGGCCGGGACGCCGGACACGGTCACGACGCCGAACTGCCCGGTGACCACGACCGCGAAGAGGAGGAGGCGAAGTGA
- the nuoK gene encoding NADH-quinone oxidoreductase subunit NuoK has protein sequence MNPVNYLYLASLLFTIGAAGVLIRRNAIVVFMCVELMLNACNLAFVAFSRMHGNLDGQVIAFFTMVVAAAEVVVGLAIIVSLFRSRHSASVDDASLMKL, from the coding sequence GTGAACCCGGTCAACTATCTGTATCTCGCCTCGCTGTTGTTCACCATCGGCGCGGCCGGGGTGCTGATCAGGCGGAACGCGATCGTGGTGTTCATGTGCGTGGAGCTGATGCTCAACGCCTGCAACCTCGCGTTCGTCGCCTTCTCCCGTATGCACGGAAATCTCGACGGCCAGGTCATCGCCTTCTTCACGATGGTCGTTGCCGCCGCCGAGGTCGTGGTCGGGCTCGCGATCATCGTGTCGCTCTTCCGTTCCCGCCACTCGGCCTCGGTCGACGACGCCAGCCTGATGAAGCTGTAA
- the nuoL gene encoding NADH-quinone oxidoreductase subunit L: MENLIALLIAAPLLGAAVLLCGGRRFDRAGHWLGTLFAGASFVIAAVLFVNMLGRSADHRTLHQHLFTWIPVGGFRADAAFQLDQLSMTFVLLISGVGTLIHIYSIGYMEHDERRRRFFGYLNLFLAAMLLLVLADNYLLLYVGWEGVGLASYLLIGFWQHKPSAATAAKKAFIVNRVGDMGLSIAIMLMFTTFGTFAFGPVLSTAGHASEGKLTAIGLMLLLAACGKSAQVPLQSWLGDAMEGPTPVSALIHAATMVTAGVYLITRSGAIFNLAPDAQMAVVVVGAVTLLFGAIVGCAKDDIKKALAGSTMSQIGYMILAAGLGPIGYAFAIMHLVTHGFFKAGLFLGAGSVMHGMNDEVDMRKYGGLRKYMPVTFVTFGLGYLAIIGFPGLSGFFSKDKIIEAAFAKGGTEGWILGGAALLGAGITAFYMTRVMLMTFFGEKRWVPDADGNQPHPHESPKSMTIPMIILAFGSVFAGAFFGIGNRFLHWLEPVTGHAEGNSPVSAGVVTAGTMVVLVIGAVIAWLVYGRKPVPAVAPKGSLLTRAARRDLLQDDFNHVVLVRGGEHLTRSLVYLDHSLVDGVVNGTAASVGGLSGRLRKLQNGYARSYAASMFGGAVILVAATLLMRAV; this comes from the coding sequence GTGGAGAACTTGATTGCGCTGCTGATTGCAGCGCCTTTGCTCGGAGCGGCGGTACTGCTCTGCGGCGGGCGGCGGTTCGACCGTGCCGGCCACTGGCTCGGCACGCTCTTCGCCGGTGCGTCGTTCGTGATCGCGGCCGTCCTCTTCGTGAACATGCTGGGCAGGAGCGCGGACCACCGCACCCTGCACCAGCACCTGTTCACCTGGATCCCGGTGGGCGGCTTCCGGGCCGACGCCGCCTTCCAGCTCGACCAGCTGTCGATGACGTTCGTCCTGCTGATCTCCGGTGTGGGCACGCTGATCCACATCTACTCGATCGGCTACATGGAGCACGACGAGCGGCGCCGCCGCTTCTTCGGCTACCTGAACCTCTTCCTCGCGGCGATGCTGCTGCTGGTCCTCGCCGACAACTACCTGCTGCTGTACGTCGGGTGGGAGGGCGTCGGTCTGGCGTCGTACCTGCTGATCGGCTTCTGGCAGCACAAGCCGAGCGCGGCGACGGCGGCCAAGAAGGCCTTCATCGTCAACCGCGTCGGTGACATGGGCCTGTCGATCGCGATCATGCTGATGTTCACCACCTTCGGGACCTTCGCCTTCGGCCCGGTCCTGTCCACCGCGGGGCACGCCTCGGAGGGCAAACTCACCGCCATCGGGCTGATGCTGCTGCTCGCCGCCTGCGGCAAGTCCGCACAGGTGCCGCTGCAGTCCTGGCTCGGTGACGCGATGGAGGGCCCGACCCCGGTCTCGGCCCTGATCCACGCGGCGACGATGGTGACGGCGGGCGTGTACCTGATCACCCGGTCCGGCGCGATCTTCAACCTGGCCCCCGACGCGCAGATGGCGGTCGTGGTGGTCGGCGCGGTGACGCTCCTCTTCGGTGCGATCGTCGGTTGCGCGAAGGACGACATCAAGAAGGCCCTCGCGGGTTCGACGATGTCGCAGATCGGCTACATGATCCTCGCGGCCGGGCTCGGCCCGATCGGCTACGCCTTCGCGATCATGCACCTGGTCACCCACGGCTTCTTCAAGGCCGGACTCTTCCTCGGCGCCGGATCGGTCATGCACGGCATGAACGACGAGGTGGACATGCGGAAGTACGGCGGCCTGCGGAAGTACATGCCGGTGACGTTCGTGACCTTCGGGCTCGGCTATCTCGCGATCATCGGCTTCCCCGGCCTCTCCGGGTTCTTCTCCAAGGACAAGATCATCGAGGCGGCCTTCGCCAAGGGCGGCACCGAGGGCTGGATCCTCGGCGGCGCGGCCCTGCTGGGCGCCGGGATCACCGCGTTCTACATGACCCGGGTCATGCTGATGACGTTCTTCGGCGAGAAGCGCTGGGTGCCCGACGCGGACGGCAACCAGCCGCACCCGCACGAGTCGCCCAAGTCGATGACCATCCCCATGATCATCCTGGCGTTCGGTTCGGTCTTCGCCGGAGCGTTCTTCGGGATCGGCAACCGCTTCCTGCACTGGCTGGAGCCCGTCACCGGCCATGCCGAGGGCAATTCGCCGGTCAGCGCGGGCGTGGTCACCGCCGGGACGATGGTGGTCCTGGTGATCGGCGCCGTCATCGCCTGGCTGGTCTACGGCCGCAAGCCCGTCCCGGCAGTGGCGCCCAAGGGCTCGCTGCTCACCCGCGCCGCCCGGCGCGATCTCCTCCAGGACGACTTCAACCACGTCGTTCTGGTCCGCGGCGGCGAACACCTCACCCGGTCGCTGGTCTATCTCGACCACAGCCTGGTGGACGGTGTCGTCAACGGCACCGCCGCCTCGGTCGGCGGCCTCTCGGGACGGCTGCGCAAGCTGCAGAACGGCTACGCCCGGAGTTACGCGGCCTCGATGTTCGGCGGCGCAGTGATTCTCGTCGCCGCGACCCTGCTGATGAGGGCGGTCTGA
- a CDS encoding NADH-quinone oxidoreductase subunit M, giving the protein MSFPLLTATAALPAVGAVVTAAVPAARRTAAKWLALLFSLGTLVLGAVQFVRFEPGGARYQLTESHAWIKDFGVRYELGVDGIGLAMLALTALLIPFVILAGWHDADPLETHSSRWRPTQGFFALILAVEAMVILSFEATDVFLFYILFEAMLIPMYFLIGGFGDRAHAQGDEAAATQRSYAAVKFLLYNLVGGLLMLAAVIGLYVVAGNFSLQDIVAARANGSLHMATSTERWLFLGFFFAFAVKAPLWPLHTWLPNAMGEATAPVAVLITAVVDKVGTFAMLRFCLQLFPEASKWATPVILVLALISIIYGALLAVGQRDIKRLIAYASVSHFGFIILGIFAMTTQGQSGATLYMVNHGISTAALMLVAGFLISRRGSRLIADYGGVQKVAPVLAGTFLIGGLATLSLPGLSPFVSEFLVLVGTFSAYPAAGIVATIGIVLAALYVLVLYQRTMTGPVKATVQGMADLKVRELVVVLPLIALLVFLGVYPKPLTEIVDPAVKHTMSDVQKKDPRPSQPAVEAAK; this is encoded by the coding sequence ATGTCCTTTCCTCTCCTGACGGCAACAGCCGCGCTCCCGGCGGTCGGTGCGGTCGTCACCGCCGCGGTCCCGGCCGCGCGGCGCACGGCGGCGAAGTGGCTGGCGCTGCTGTTCTCGCTCGGCACGCTCGTCCTGGGCGCCGTCCAGTTCGTACGGTTCGAGCCCGGCGGCGCGCGCTACCAGCTCACCGAATCGCACGCCTGGATCAAGGACTTCGGGGTGCGGTACGAACTGGGCGTGGACGGGATCGGTCTGGCGATGCTCGCCCTGACCGCCCTGCTCATCCCGTTCGTGATCCTGGCCGGCTGGCACGACGCCGACCCCCTGGAGACACACAGTTCGCGGTGGCGGCCCACCCAGGGCTTCTTCGCCCTGATCCTGGCCGTCGAAGCGATGGTGATCCTCTCCTTCGAGGCCACCGACGTCTTCCTCTTCTACATCCTCTTCGAAGCCATGCTCATCCCGATGTACTTCCTCATCGGCGGCTTCGGGGACCGGGCGCACGCCCAGGGCGACGAGGCGGCGGCGACCCAACGCTCGTACGCGGCGGTCAAGTTCCTCCTCTACAACCTGGTCGGCGGCCTGCTCATGCTGGCCGCGGTCATCGGCCTCTACGTGGTCGCGGGGAACTTCTCGCTCCAGGACATCGTCGCGGCACGGGCCAACGGCTCGCTGCACATGGCGACCAGCACCGAGCGCTGGCTCTTCCTCGGCTTCTTCTTCGCCTTCGCGGTGAAGGCGCCGCTGTGGCCGCTGCACACCTGGCTGCCCAACGCCATGGGTGAGGCGACCGCCCCGGTCGCCGTGCTGATCACCGCCGTGGTCGACAAGGTCGGCACGTTCGCGATGCTGCGCTTCTGCCTCCAGCTCTTCCCCGAGGCGAGCAAGTGGGCCACTCCGGTGATCCTGGTGCTCGCGCTGATCAGCATCATCTACGGCGCGCTGCTCGCGGTCGGCCAGCGCGACATCAAGCGGCTGATCGCCTACGCGTCGGTCTCGCACTTCGGCTTCATCATCCTGGGCATCTTCGCGATGACCACCCAGGGCCAGTCGGGCGCGACGCTCTACATGGTCAACCACGGGATCTCCACGGCCGCCCTGATGCTGGTGGCCGGGTTCCTGATCTCGCGGCGCGGATCGCGGCTCATCGCCGACTACGGCGGGGTGCAGAAGGTGGCCCCGGTGCTCGCCGGGACCTTCCTGATCGGCGGTCTCGCGACGCTGTCGCTGCCCGGCCTGTCGCCGTTCGTCAGTGAATTCCTGGTCCTGGTGGGCACGTTCAGCGCCTACCCGGCCGCCGGGATCGTCGCGACCATCGGCATCGTGCTCGCCGCGCTCTACGTCCTCGTCCTCTACCAACGGACGATGACGGGCCCGGTCAAGGCCACCGTGCAGGGGATGGCGGACCTCAAGGTCCGTGAACTGGTCGTCGTACTGCCGCTGATCGCGCTGCTGGTCTTCCTCGGTGTCTATCCGAAGCCGCTGACGGAGATCGTCGACCCGGCCGTGAAGCACACGATGTCCGACGTTCAGAAGAAGGACCCCCGTCCTTCCCAGCCCGCAGTGGAGGCCGCGAAGTGA
- the nuoN gene encoding NADH-quinone oxidoreductase subunit NuoN, with amino-acid sequence MSATAVHSLWTMGAVGPIGKIPAPHIEYAQLSPVLIILGAAMLGVLVEAFVPRRGRYYAQVFLTVVAIAASFAAVVALAAGGYGSTKAHIAAMGAVAVDGPALFLQGTILLAALVAVFTFAERRLDPEVHGNRVDSFAAQAASVPGSESEQEAVKAGFTTTEIFPLALFAVGGMLVFPAANDLLTLFVALEVFSLPLYLMCALARRKRLMSQEAAVKYFLLGAFSSAFLLFGIALLYGYAGSVSYARIAAVVDGTVQNVDPALADTMGNDALLLIGGAMILMGLLFKVGAVPFHMWTPDVYQGAPTPVTGFMAAATKVAAFGALLRLLYVVLPGMRWDWRPVMWAVAIITMLGGAIVAITQTDIKRMLAYSSIAHAGFLLAGVIATTPEGISSVLFYLVTYSFVTIGAFAVVTLVRDAGGEATHLSKWAGLGRRSPLVAAVFAVFLLAFAGIPLTSGFSGKFAVFKAAADGGAGGLVVVGVISSAIAAFFYIRVIVLMFFSEPKADGPTVAVPSALTTTTIAVGVAVTLVLGLAPQYFLDLASQAGVFVR; translated from the coding sequence GTGAGCGCAACAGCTGTCCACAGCCTGTGGACAATGGGGGCGGTCGGCCCCATCGGCAAGATTCCGGCTCCCCACATCGAGTACGCGCAGCTCTCACCCGTGCTGATCATTCTCGGTGCCGCGATGCTGGGCGTCCTCGTCGAGGCCTTCGTGCCGCGCAGGGGCCGTTACTACGCCCAGGTGTTCCTCACGGTCGTGGCCATCGCCGCCTCCTTCGCGGCGGTCGTCGCGCTGGCGGCCGGTGGATACGGCTCGACCAAGGCGCACATCGCGGCCATGGGCGCGGTCGCGGTCGACGGGCCCGCGCTGTTCCTCCAGGGCACCATCCTGCTGGCCGCGCTGGTCGCGGTCTTCACCTTCGCCGAGCGCAGGCTCGACCCCGAGGTGCACGGCAACCGCGTCGACTCGTTCGCCGCCCAGGCCGCGTCCGTACCGGGCAGCGAGAGCGAACAGGAGGCGGTCAAGGCCGGGTTCACCACCACCGAGATCTTCCCGCTCGCGCTCTTCGCGGTCGGCGGCATGCTGGTCTTCCCGGCGGCCAACGACCTGCTGACGCTCTTCGTGGCGCTGGAGGTCTTCTCGCTCCCGCTCTACCTCATGTGCGCCCTCGCCCGCCGCAAGCGGCTGATGTCGCAGGAGGCCGCGGTGAAGTACTTCCTGCTCGGGGCCTTCTCGTCCGCCTTCCTGCTCTTCGGGATCGCGCTGCTCTACGGGTACGCGGGCTCCGTCTCGTACGCCCGCATCGCCGCGGTCGTCGACGGCACCGTGCAGAACGTCGACCCGGCGCTCGCCGACACCATGGGCAACGACGCGCTGCTGCTCATCGGCGGCGCGATGATCCTGATGGGGCTGCTCTTCAAGGTCGGTGCCGTGCCGTTCCACATGTGGACCCCGGACGTCTACCAGGGCGCCCCGACCCCGGTCACCGGCTTCATGGCGGCGGCCACCAAGGTCGCCGCGTTCGGCGCGCTGCTGCGGCTGCTGTACGTGGTGCTGCCGGGCATGCGCTGGGACTGGCGGCCGGTCATGTGGGCCGTCGCGATCATCACCATGCTGGGCGGTGCGATCGTCGCGATCACCCAGACCGACATCAAGCGGATGCTGGCGTACTCGTCGATCGCGCACGCCGGGTTCCTCCTGGCCGGTGTCATCGCGACCACGCCCGAGGGCATCAGCTCCGTCCTCTTCTACCTGGTGACGTACTCCTTCGTGACGATCGGCGCGTTCGCCGTGGTCACGCTGGTGCGGGACGCGGGCGGCGAGGCGACGCACCTGTCCAAGTGGGCCGGGCTCGGGCGCCGTTCACCCCTGGTGGCGGCGGTCTTCGCGGTCTTCCTGCTCGCTTTCGCGGGCATCCCGCTCACCAGCGGGTTCAGCGGGAAGTTCGCGGTGTTCAAGGCGGCGGCGGACGGCGGGGCCGGCGGCCTGGTCGTGGTCGGTGTGATCTCCTCGGCCATCGCCGCGTTCTTCTACATCCGGGTCATCGTGCTGATGTTCTTCAGCGAGCCGAAGGCCGACGGCCCGACGGTCGCCGTCCCGTCGGCACTGACGACGACGACCATCGCGGTGGGCGTCGCGGTCACGCTGGTGCTGGGCCTCGCGCCGCAGTACTTCCTGGACCTGGCGAGCCAGGCGGGAGTCTTCGTCCGGTAG
- the recQ gene encoding DNA helicase RecQ: MNGSGEAVAEREQSEALSTLHRVFGYDAFRGEQEEIIEQVVNGGDAVVLMPTGGGKSLCYQIPALVRPGTGVVISPLIALMQDQVDALRALGVRAGFMNSTQDFDERRTVEAELLAGELDLLYLAPERLRVESTLGLLSRAKISVFAVDEAHCVASWGHDFRPDYLALSLLGERWPEVPRIALTATATRATHQEITQRLGMSGARHFVAGFDRPNIQYRIVPKNDPKKQLLAFLKEEHAGDAGIVYCLSRASVDRTAEYLCKNGIEAVPYHAGLDAGTRAVHQSRFLREEGLVVVATIAFGMGIDKPDVRFVAHLDLPKSVEGYYQETGRAGRDGMPSTAWMTYGLQDVVQQRKMIQTGEGDETFRRRAAAHLDAMLALCETAGCRRVQLLQYFGQEAVTPACGNCDTCLSPPETWDGTVAAQKVLSTVVRLDRERRQKFGAGQIVDILLGRKTAKVIQFDHDQLSVFGIGEDLSEGQWRGVVRQLLAQGLLAVEGEYGTLVLTGTSGSVLAREAEVRLRKEPEKAVVPRPAKGEKKARAAAAVADLSAEAVPVFEALRAWRAQQAKEQGVPAYVIFHDATLREIATVRPSSLGELGGIGGLGEKKLATYGEGVLGVLAGGSPDAPEKPDAPKEPDAQDVPEEWDASEEPPAPEESYAPEDF; encoded by the coding sequence ATGAACGGGAGCGGCGAGGCAGTGGCGGAGCGCGAACAGAGCGAGGCGCTCAGCACACTGCACCGGGTCTTCGGCTACGACGCCTTCCGCGGCGAGCAGGAAGAGATCATCGAGCAGGTGGTCAACGGCGGGGACGCCGTGGTGCTGATGCCCACCGGCGGCGGAAAGTCCCTCTGCTACCAGATCCCCGCGCTGGTCAGACCCGGTACGGGTGTGGTGATCTCGCCGCTGATCGCGCTGATGCAGGACCAGGTGGACGCGCTGCGCGCCCTCGGTGTGCGCGCCGGGTTCATGAACTCCACGCAGGACTTCGACGAGCGGCGCACGGTGGAGGCCGAGCTGCTCGCCGGGGAGCTGGACCTGCTGTACCTGGCGCCCGAGCGGCTGCGCGTGGAGTCCACGCTGGGGCTGCTGAGCCGCGCGAAGATCTCCGTGTTCGCGGTCGACGAGGCGCACTGCGTGGCCTCCTGGGGACATGACTTCCGGCCGGACTACCTGGCCCTCTCGCTGCTCGGCGAGCGCTGGCCCGAGGTACCGCGGATCGCCCTGACCGCGACCGCCACCCGGGCCACGCACCAGGAGATCACCCAGCGGCTCGGGATGTCCGGCGCACGGCACTTCGTGGCGGGCTTCGACCGGCCCAACATCCAGTACCGGATCGTCCCGAAGAACGACCCCAAGAAGCAGCTGCTCGCCTTCCTGAAGGAGGAGCACGCCGGGGACGCGGGCATCGTCTACTGCCTCTCCCGCGCCTCCGTGGACCGGACCGCCGAGTACCTGTGCAAGAACGGCATCGAGGCGGTGCCGTACCACGCGGGCCTGGACGCGGGCACCCGCGCCGTCCACCAGTCGCGGTTCCTGCGCGAGGAGGGCCTGGTGGTCGTGGCGACCATCGCCTTCGGGATGGGGATCGACAAGCCGGACGTCCGGTTCGTGGCCCACCTGGACCTGCCCAAGTCGGTGGAGGGGTACTACCAGGAGACCGGCCGCGCGGGACGGGACGGGATGCCGTCCACGGCGTGGATGACGTACGGCCTCCAGGACGTGGTCCAGCAGCGGAAGATGATCCAGACCGGCGAGGGCGACGAGACGTTCCGCCGCCGGGCCGCCGCGCACCTCGACGCGATGCTGGCGCTCTGCGAGACCGCCGGATGCCGTCGGGTCCAGCTGCTCCAGTACTTCGGCCAGGAGGCCGTGACACCGGCCTGCGGCAACTGCGACACCTGCCTCAGCCCGCCCGAGACCTGGGACGGGACGGTGGCCGCGCAGAAGGTGCTGTCCACGGTGGTGCGGCTGGACCGGGAGCGCCGGCAGAAGTTCGGGGCGGGTCAGATCGTCGACATCCTGCTGGGCCGGAAGACCGCCAAGGTCATCCAGTTCGACCACGACCAGCTGTCGGTCTTCGGCATCGGCGAGGACCTGTCGGAGGGCCAGTGGCGGGGCGTGGTGCGGCAGTTGCTGGCGCAGGGGCTGCTCGCCGTCGAGGGGGAGTACGGCACGCTGGTGCTGACCGGCACCAGCGGTTCGGTGCTGGCGCGGGAGGCCGAGGTCCGGCTGCGCAAGGAGCCCGAGAAGGCCGTGGTGCCCAGGCCCGCGAAGGGTGAGAAGAAGGCCAGAGCCGCCGCGGCGGTCGCCGATCTGTCGGCGGAGGCGGTGCCGGTCTTCGAGGCGCTGCGGGCATGGCGGGCGCAGCAGGCCAAGGAGCAGGGCGTTCCGGCGTATGTGATCTTCCACGACGCGACCCTGCGGGAGATCGCCACGGTGCGGCCGTCCTCGCTCGGGGAACTCGGCGGGATCGGCGGTCTGGGCGAGAAGAAGCTGGCGACGTACGGGGAGGGCGTGCTGGGGGTGCTGGCGGGCGGTTCCCCGGACGCGCCCGAGAAGCCGGATGCCCCGAAGGAACCGGACGCACAGGACGTCCCGGAGGAGTGGGACGCATCCGAGGAGCCGCCCGCGCCCGAGGAGTCGTACGCGCCCGAGGATTTCTGA